The following proteins are co-located in the Xiphophorus hellerii strain 12219 chromosome 2, Xiphophorus_hellerii-4.1, whole genome shotgun sequence genome:
- the LOC116711009 gene encoding LOW QUALITY PROTEIN: nuclear pore complex protein Nup160-like (The sequence of the model RefSeq protein was modified relative to this genomic sequence to represent the inferred CDS: inserted 2 bases in 2 codons) → MASSLCDIAEVGCLNSGTLSEAVSEYSTVSEFLAADIRMSFHPTFVSEPEEDLFFRFDTDGLVVELEHATALVAPFHYLLLPKVQVHMLKDCYMFLKKHVDLKECTPAGLSALRNSLGFGLQELVGPRGSLYSVLGIHEATNYQSNLDHLELSIHQALLNLISAEGKLTFVQFYVESPHVHIDPVDGFCMKEVYKLFQENALVLPFKDTGLEYGLQSTLQNVLGHFVKQLRDISIKNEGVAKYDPCWKSFQLELALEELFYGHPLSPSDFQLSVSLGTNTVNPHSLTHTRGFIGLAPHSAASAGEVPPPLQHWTRNELQTLRLERIFPFCQALDATPALLGVRAVHLLLCDIFRRNSDIPFADLKGERPPGRLSGSIDLEVFCEDLSTKDSFPAPLTFGRARQMMVENERDVKKCLVEGFLSEGLRFFPAIKFRDIRGSKKMFWNTRDYYVLESEGHNVQLSKVATATLQVCTEIERRSLSYSRNLEKYRDHGMLWMDKVLQRIPSRVKGTLQLNVLTFVSCVGMIMNGDYVDYSQLRTLLGDLSPTVSQALLQRWQIQSKFNLPKVFNFLVWKLKEDIPYRVQVPVTPKSVVKKPEQVVEEQPFEDVQEVEDQDGVQPMWQLVNRSKVDLFFLSLLQGFVSFLLPCFAVDHLYLSLDPYLLSEEDTPISDDPDAARDILQLVRTLRLVSDAVSAEMAYEMEKALEYLQTPEKAAELVLENMVCNDKDGVIEDIQNKLQDIRSPIAAMVALLRELDLETDSELGGDGPVAPGLNVRMSLSQLYGSSCAVSVICQGVCHMAMTRAQFCRDLLILQKLYLHFGDNVFLGGGNQLLQLQQDLIPRTSHLLSSYHLLKHVSQSLASSVPMDTIDVNLQHLTALELSDTPSISTGRSVLNPQTVLELFYQTAARRIIVSQIFSQQHPDSPLLWTHMTSTVVQLLAQLLWPSNPGFQFPECLMANCQFTQLQEFVRLVGPWCQVNIGSCRFMLAQCHLANGEGQKALRCFQEAATEVEREEFLMKLTGSEDEEAAASPRLQYYNKVLRLLEDVGLPELVIQLASLAIAEADDDVHCQAALWTRIFKHHLDLGHNSEAYEALTQNPDSSMQLDCLRQLVVVLCERSQLQDLVQFPYMNLHDEVVGIIESRARGLDLLTHNYYELLYAFHITRHNYRKAGTVMFEFGMRLGREVRTRLGLQKQVNCYLAALNCLRLIRPEYAWIVQPVSGSTYERPGASPKRNSDGEFPAEPAAGRRQVDILELHDLEKEYFLSRARLTLAQHHPPSAAIAGSASAVELVLLLVQTGLFDSALSLSRIFKLDLSPIFDALAFKCIQLQSGGXEPQSEAWSWLAANQLSVVNTKESSATDEAWRLLASYLDRYPSTNGQHHRHVIHKLLSHGVPLPDWLLQSYKCVDAPSLLRLLLNFDLLESAAELVLEYVDAVLGRGHQYFGIERPLSATSPPAWLPYTAIDQLLHALSETQTHGNLHIKVRDKLDEYHNMVQQTXEHRLASQRRVAA, encoded by the exons ATGGCAAGCTCACTGTGTGATATTGCTGAGGTTGGCTGTCTGAATTCCGGAACACTCAGCGAGGCTGTTTCCGAGTATTCCACAGTGTCTGAGTTTTTGGCAGCCGACATCCGGATGTCGTTTCATCCCACTTTTGTCAGCGAACCTGAAGAGGATCTCTTCTTCAGGTTTGATACTGACGGGTTAGTGGTGGAGCTGGAGCATGCGACGGCACTCGTAGCTCCATTCCACTACCTGCTCCTTCCGAAGGTTCAGGTCCACATGCTGAAAGACTGTTATATGTTTCTCAAAAAGCATGTGGACCTGAAAGAGTGTACCCCAGCTGGTTTGAGCGCGTTGCGAAACAGCCTTGG GTTTGGACTTCAGGAGTTGGTAGGCCCTCGTGGATCCCTGTACTCTGTCTTGGGGATCCACGAGGCCACCAATTACCAGAGTAATCTGGACCACCTGGAGTTGAGCATCCACCAAGCGCTGCTTAACCTCATCAGTGCTGAGGGAAAGCTCACATTCGTGCAGTTCTATGTGGAATCACCACATGTCCAT ATCGATCCCGTGGATGGCTTCTGCATGAAGGAAGTGTACAAGCTTTTCCAGGAGAACGCATTGGTTCTCCCTTTCAAGGACACGGGTCTCGAATACGGCCTCCAATCAACACTACAAAATGTCCTTGGTCACTTTGTGAAGCAACTCAGGgacatttctataaaaaacgAGGGTGTTGCAAAGTATGACCCCTGCTGGAAATCCTTCCAGCTTGAGTTAGCATTGGAAGAGCTGTTCTATGGGCATCCCCTCTCACCCTCCGACTTCCAGCTGAGTGTGAGCCTTGGCACCAACACTGTGAACCCACACAGCCTCACTCACACCCGAGGGTTTATAGGGTTGGCTCCACACTCAGCTGCAAGTGCTGGCGAGGTACCTCCTCCGTTACAACATTGGACACGTAACGAACTCCAGACATTGCGGCTGGAACGTATCTTTCCCTTTTGCCAGGCCCTAGATGCCACTCCAGCTCTTCTAGGTGTCAGGGCTGTGCACCTTCTGCTGTGTGACATCTTTCGAAGGAACTCAGACATCCCCTTTGCTGACCTGAAAGGTGAACGTCCACCAGGTCGACTCTCTGGTTCCATCGACCTTGAGGTTTTTTGTGAAGATCTCAGCACGAAAGACAGCTTTCCGGCACCACTTACGTTCGGACGAGCACGTCAGATGATGGTGGAGAACGAAAGGGATGTCAAGAAGTGCCTGGTCGAGGGATTCCTCAGCGAGGGATTGCGGTTCTTTCCAGCTATAAAGTTCCGCGATATCCGTGGCTCCAAAAAAATGTTCTGGAACACCCGAGATTATTACGTTTTGGAGTCTGAGGGCCATAACGTGCAACTTTCAAAGGTCGCAACAGCCACCCTTCAGGTCTGCACAGAGATAGAGCGTCGTTCCTTGAGTTACTCAAGGAATCTGGAGAAATACCGCGACCATGGTATGTTGTGGATGGACAAGGTGCTCCAAAGGATTCCTTCGAGAGTCAAAGGAACGCTGCAACTCAATGTCTTGACTTTCGTGAGCTGTGTCGGCATGATCATGAATGGGGACTATGTCGATTACAGCCAACTGAGAACTCTGCTGGGAGACCTCAGTCCTACCGTAAGTCAGGCACTTCTCCAAAGGTGGCAGATACAATCAAAGTTCAACCTCCCCAAAGTGTTTAACTTCCTCGTATGGAAGTTGAAGGAGGACATCCCATACAGGGTACAAGTGCCAGTCACTCCCAAGAGTGTGGTGAAAAAACCAGAGCAGGTTGTGGAGGAGCAGCCATTCGAAGATGTTCAGGAAGTTGAAGACCAAGATGGTGTTCAGCCAATG TGGCAGCTGGTCAACAGGTCGAAGGTTGATCTGTTTTTCCTGTCTCTGCTTCAGGGCTTCGTCTCGTTCCTGCTGCCGTGTTTCGCTGTGGATCACCTGTACCTGTCCCTCGATCCGTACCTGCTGTCTGAGGAGGACACGCCCATCAGCGACG ATCCCGACGCGGCCCGAGACATCCTGCAGCTGGTCCGGACTCTGCGGCTCGTCAGCGACGCCGTTTCTGCAGAGATGGCGTACGAGATGGAGAAAGCTCTGGAGTACCTCCAGACTCCTGAGAAAGCTGCCGAGCTGGTCCTGGAAAACATGGTGTGCAACGACAA AGATGGCGTGATCGAAGACATCCAGAACAAACTTCAGGATATCCGGAGTCCCATAGCAGCCATGGTGGCTCTGCTAAGGGAGCTGGACCTGGAGACGGACTCTGAGCTGGGCGGAGACGGGCCTGTCGCTCCAG GTCTGAACGTCAGGATGAGCCTGTCTCAGCTCTACGGCAGCAGCTGCGCCGTCTCCGTCATCTGTCAGGGCGTCTGCCACATGGCCATGACCCGAGCGCAGTTCTGCAGAGACCTGCTCATACTGCAGAAGCTTTACCTGCACTTCGGAGACAAC gtgtTTCTGGGCGGTGGAAACCAAttgctgcagctccagcaggaTCTGATCCCGCGGACCTCCCACCTCCTCTCCTCCTACCACCTTCTCAAACACGTCAGTCAGAGCCTCGCCTCCTCCGTTCCCATGGACACCAT AGATGTGAACCTGCAGCACCTCACAGCGCTGGAGCTGTCGGACACACCGAGCATATCGACGGGTCGATCAG TGCTGAACCCTCAGACGGTCCTGGAGCTCTTCTACCAGACTGCAGCCAGAAGGATCATCGTCTCCCAGATATTTTCCCAGCAGCACCCCGACTCTCCGCTCCTCTGGACTCACATGACCTCCACTGTTGTCCAGCTGCTGGCTCAGCTTCT CTGGCCCAGTAACCCTGGCTTCCAGTTCCCAGAGTGTCTGATGGCCAACTGTCAGTTTACTCAGCTGCAG GAGTTCGTGCGTCTGGTTGGCCCTTGGTGTCAGGTGAACATCGGCTCTTGCCGCTTCATGCTGGCTCAGTGTCACCTGGCCAACGGAGAGGGCCAGAAG GCTCTGCGGTGTTTCCAGGAGGCGGCGACAGAGGTGGAGAGGGAGGAGTTTCTAATGAAGCTGACAGGCAGCGAGGACGAGGAGGCGGCGGCCAGTCCGAGGCTGCAGTACTACAACAAG GTGCTGCGGCTGCTGGAGGACGTGGGTCTTCCTGAGCTCGTCATCCAGCTCGCCTCCCTGGCCATAGCAGAAGCAGACGATGACGTCCACTGTCAG GCGGCGCTGTGGACGAGAATCTTCAAACATCACCTGGATTTGGGACACAACAGTGAAGCTTATGAAGCTCTGACCCAGAACCCCGACAGCAGCAT gcaGCTGGATTGTCTCCGTCAGCTGGTCGTGGTGCTCTGCGAACGCTCCCAGCTGCAGGACCTGGTCCAGTTTCCCTAcatgaacctgcatgatgag GTGGTCGGCATCATTGAGTCTCGTGCTCGCGGTCTGGATCTGCTGACACACAATTACTACGAGCTTCTGTACGCCTTCCACATCACCCGACACAACTACAGGAAAG CGGGGACAGTCATGTTTGAGTTTGGGATGCGTCTCGGCCGGGAGGTTCGAACTCGACTCGGTCTGCAGAAACAGGTGAACTGCTACCTCGCTGCGCTCAACTGTCTGCGCCTCATCAGGCCCGAATACGCCTGGATCGTCCAACCGGTGTCCGGGAGCACA TACGAGCGACCCGGAGCGTCTCCAAAGAGGAACTCAGATGGAGAGTTTCCAGCAGAGCCAG ctgcaggtaGGCGACAAGTGGACATCCTGGAGCTCCATGACCTGGAGAAGGAGTACTTCCTGTCCCGAGCTCGCCTCACGCTGGCTCAGCACCACCCGCCATCAGCAGCCATCGCAG GCAGCGCGTCTGCAGTCGAGCTGGTTCTGCTCCTGGTCCAAACTGGACTCTTCGACTCTGCTCTGTCGCTCAGTCGCATCTTCAAACTGGATCTGAGTCCTATCTTCGACGCCCTGGCCTTCAA ATGCATCCAGCTGCAGTCCGGGG AGGAGCCTCAGAGTGAAGCTTGGAGCTGGTTGGCTGCTAACCAGCTCTCTGTCGTTAACACTAAAGAGTCCAG TGCCACAGACGAGGCCTGGCGGCTGCTGGCCTCCTACCTGGACAGGTATCCCTCCACCAACGGGCAGCATCACCGCCACGTCATCCACAAGCTGCTGTCACATGGTGTGCCGCTGCCTGATTGGCTACTGCAGTCCTACAAG TGTGTGGACGCTCCCTCACTGCTGCGTCTcctgctgaactttgacctcttAGAATCAGCCGCGGAGCTCGTGTTGGAGTACGTGGACGCCGTCCTCGGCCGTGGACATCAGTACTTTGGGATTGAG agGCCGCTGTCAGCCACGTCGCCGCCCGCCTGGCTACCGTACACCGCCATCGATCAGCTTCTGCACGCCTTGAGCGAGACACAAACACATGGCAAC cttcaCATCAAAGTTCGAGACAAACTGGACGAGTATCACAACATGGTGCAACAGA ACGAACACCGACTCGCCTCTCAGAGACGAGTGGCAGCATGA